Genomic DNA from Nitrospirota bacterium:
AAGGATGGGTTGATAACAGTAAACCCGATTAAAGACTATCTCGCAGCTGTGAGTGTAGGCATTGTGGAAGGAGAGCCTGTCCTTGACCTTAATTATGACGAAGACTCGACTGCAGAGGTTGACATGAATGTTGTAATGACAGGGAAGGGAAAGTTTGTAGAAATACAGGGCACGGCCGAGGGTGAACCATTTTCCAGGAACATGATGGATGGACTTATTACCCTTGCAAAAAAGGGGATAGAAGAGTTGGTGGAGATGCAGAAAAAGCTGGTGGGGGCGTTATAAAAGGGGGTTAGGGGGGATTTGACAGGTTATTTCAGGATGAAGATAGTTCTATCAACAAGAAATCAGGGCAAGATAGAGGAAATACTCTCAATCATAAATAACTCAGGGCTTATGGACAAAGTTGAGATAGAAACCCTCGACTCTTATCCCGGAATTCCAGACATCCTTGAGGATGGCAGGACTTTTTCAGAAAATGCCTCAAAGAAGGCACTTACAGTTGCAAGATTTACCGGTCATATTGCTGTTTCTGATGATTCCGGCCTTGAGGTGGATGCATTGAATGGAGCGCCTGGTGTATATTCAGCAAGATTCGCAGGGGAAGGTGCTGCAGACCCTGATAACATAAAAAAACTTCTTGGATTGTTAAAGAACATCCCTTCAGAGAAAAGAGGTGCAAGGTTTGTATGTGTGATAGCCATTGCAACTCCATCAGGCAATGTGCGTCTTGCAGAAGGGGTTTGCCCCGGATTAATTGCTGAAGAAGAACGCGGGACATCCGGTTTTGGTTATGACCCTGTTTTTGTAGTCCCTGAATATGGAAAGACATTTGCCGAGCTGGGGAGTGAGATAAAGAATAAGATAAGCCATCGTGCAGCCGCGGTTGGCAAGATCAGCAATATCCTTGAAGATCTAATCATTCAGAGATTATAAAAACCTTTACATTATTCACGCCTGGCAGGTGATGACAGTAATTAAAAAATTATTAATCAAATATGTAATCCCGCCAATAGGAATGCTCATCATCTACCTCATCGGAATAACGTACAGGAAGGAAGTAGTCGGAGGAGAATCAGAGCAGTCCCTTATAAGAAAAGGTATTAACCCGATATATGCCCTGTGGCATGGACGGTTGTTTTTTTTACCGTTTCTTTACAGGTGGCAGGAGAGGCTTTACTCCCTTGTAAGCCCGAGTACTGACGGTGAGATCATTGCACGAACCTTAAGGATGTTCGGTGTAAGGACTATTCGCGGCTCTTCCTATAAGAGCGGCAGTAAGGCATTCCGGGAGTTGATAAGGATAGTCAGGGATAAAGGTCTCGTATTTATCACGGTGGATGGTTCGAGGGGGCCTGTATTCAAAGTACAGAAGGGCATTCTCCACCTTGCAAAAATCAGCGGCAAACCAATCCTGCCAATCACATATGGGGCAGACAAGGCACACGTATTTAAAAGCTGGGACAGATTTATCATCCCGCATCCTTTCACCCGCGTGGTTGTTATCTACGGTGAACCTG
This window encodes:
- a CDS encoding XTP/dITP diphosphatase gives rise to the protein MKIVLSTRNQGKIEEILSIINNSGLMDKVEIETLDSYPGIPDILEDGRTFSENASKKALTVARFTGHIAVSDDSGLEVDALNGAPGVYSARFAGEGAADPDNIKKLLGLLKNIPSEKRGARFVCVIAIATPSGNVRLAEGVCPGLIAEEERGTSGFGYDPVFVVPEYGKTFAELGSEIKNKISHRAAAVGKISNILEDLIIQRL
- a CDS encoding lysophospholipid acyltransferase family protein, whose amino-acid sequence is MTVIKKLLIKYVIPPIGMLIIYLIGITYRKEVVGGESEQSLIRKGINPIYALWHGRLFFLPFLYRWQERLYSLVSPSTDGEIIARTLRMFGVRTIRGSSYKSGSKAFRELIRIVRDKGLVFITVDGSRGPVFKVQKGILHLAKISGKPILPITYGADKAHVFKSWDRFIIPHPFTRVVVIYGEPVYVPRDSSEEEIEEKRIELEKRLVEITEKSDQYYKQSH